CGCGCCGTTCGCGCATCAACTCGTCGCCGAGATCGGGACCGGCGAGGCGCATCTACGCCAGATCAATGTGGCCGAACGTATGCACGGCTCGCCCGGACTTCAGCTGCATAACGGACGACCAGGCTGAGTGTCGAAGGGCAGGATTCAGATGCACCCACCGGCTGACTTCTGCGCGTTTTTGGTGGCCTGGCCCGACACAGGAGCCGGGCCGACCACGATCTGGTATCAGTTCCTTTTCAGCGCGGACCGGAAGGCTTCCAGGATCTCGGTTCCGGGCTTGCCTTGGGCATCGAGTTGCTCGGCCCATTCGGACCCAACCGTCGACAGGATCTGGTTCAGCTTTTCGACATCTCCGGCGGGCAGGTCAACGAAGGTCACGCCCGCCTCGGCGATCTGCTGCTTGACTTCAAGGTTCTGGCGGTCGGCAGTTTCGCATCCTTCCCTAGTCAAATCTTCGCCGATCTCGGTGATCGCCTGCTGGACGTCTTCGGGCAGACTGTCCCACTTTTCCTGCCTGATCACGTAGGTCGCGACAAAGGAACCAAAGTTCATCCCCTGCGTACCCCAGTCAAGGAATGTTTCCATTCCGTAAGGGGTGACACTGGGATAGGGGAAGAGCCCGGCGTCGATCGTCCCGCGCGACAGCGCCTCGCGCACTTCGGGCGCCGGCATCTGCACCGGCACGCCGCCGATTTTCTGGACGGTCAGGTCAAGCGCGCCGCCAGTGCTGCGGATCTTCAGGCCGTCCATGCTGTCCAAACCGGTGATCTCACGGCTCGACGTCAGCAGGTTGTAGGGCGGCAGCACCATCGCCATCAGCAGGCGCACGCCGTTCGGCGCGAATTCGGCCTGGTCTAGCGCGCCGCCGGGCTTGGCGATCTCCCAATAGGCCATCGTGCCCTCACACGACGTCGAAAACGCCTCGGGCAACTGCCCGACCGCCGAAAGGGGCATCTTGTCGCTGACATAGGAGGGGCCGACATAGCCGATATCGGTCACGCCGGTCTGGGTCAGCGAGAGTAGGTCCTTGGCCTTGCCGAGTTGCTGAGCCGGGAAGTACGCGAACTCGGTTTTCCCGGTCCGCTCGCTCACCCGTTCCATGAAAGGTTCGATCAGGCTCTGGGCAATGTAATGGCCGGTGGGCAGGCTGTCGGCCGCGCGCAGTTCGATCTCCTGCGCTGCAACCGGCTGCACGGCGAGCGGTAGCAAGGCAACGCTCAGGGCCCAGCCCGCTGTCCGTAAGGGCGATGGGAATTTGGATATTCTGGTCATGATTTCATTCTCCTCCTGTCTTTTAGGGTTATGGACTGGCGCTATTGCGCAGGCCGACGTCGTCAGTTCATTGTCGAGGGCAGCCACAGCACCAGCACGGGAAATGCAGTGAGCAACGCGATCACCAGCAAATGCGCCAGAACATGCGGAAACGTCCCGCGAAAGATTTCGCCCAAGGGTCGCCGGGTATATCGGGCCACCACAAAGACATTCATGCCCAGCGGCGGAGTGACCATGCCGACCTCGGCCGTCACCACGACGATCACCCCGAACCAGATCGGGTCGAAGCCCAGCGACAGGACCAGCGGCAAAAGCACCGGCACCGTCAGGATGAGGATGGCGATCTGGTCCATGAAGGCACCCAGAAAGACGTAGATGATCAGGATCACCACCATCACCCCCATCGGCGAAATACCAAGGCCGCCGATCCATTGGGTCAAATCGTTGGTCACCCGCGTGAGGGTGAAGAAATAGCCAAAGATATGCGCGCCGAGGATCACGAAAAGGATCATGCAGGTGGTCTGCGCCGCCCGTCTCAGGCAACCCCAGGCTTGGCTGAATCCCAGTTTGCGCTCGTGCAGCGCCAGCAGCATCGCGCCGAAGGCGCCGATCCCCGATGCCTCGGTCGGCGTGGCAATGCCCGAGTAGATCGTGCCGGTGACGGCCAGGAACAGCAGCAGCATTGGCCCGACACGCGACAGCGACGCAAATTTATCGCGAAAGCTGTAAGGCTGGCCGGCAGGCGCGACCGAGGGATCAATCCGCACCAGAACCGCGACCGTGGCCATGATGGTCAGAGCGACCAGAATCCCCGGTATCACCCCCGCCACCAGCAGCTGTCCGACCGAGACATCGGCAATGATCCCATAGAGAATCAGCGCCACAGATGGCGGAATCAACATCGCCAGTGTGCCCGAAATCGCCACGACGCCGCTGGCCAGCTTGGGGTCGTAGCCTTCGTCGATCATCGCCGGGATCGAAGTGGATGCCAGCGTTGCCGCCGCTGCCGTGCTCGACCCCGAGATCGCGCCAAAGCCCGCCCCGGCTACCGCGGTAGCCATGGCCAGGCCGCCGCGGAGACGGCCGACCCAAATGGTTGCAGCGCGAAAGAGATCTTGCGCCACGCCCGAGATGATCACGAATTCGGCCATCAGGATGAACATCGGGATGGTGATGATTTCGTAGGAATTCGCGGTACTTAGGGGT
This sequence is a window from Sulfitobacter alexandrii. Protein-coding genes within it:
- the dctP gene encoding TRAP transporter substrate-binding protein DctP; this translates as MAALDNELTTSACAIAPVHNPKRQEENEIMTRISKFPSPLRTAGWALSVALLPLAVQPVAAQEIELRAADSLPTGHYIAQSLIEPFMERVSERTGKTEFAYFPAQQLGKAKDLLSLTQTGVTDIGYVGPSYVSDKMPLSAVGQLPEAFSTSCEGTMAYWEIAKPGGALDQAEFAPNGVRLLMAMVLPPYNLLTSSREITGLDSMDGLKIRSTGGALDLTVQKIGGVPVQMPAPEVREALSRGTIDAGLFPYPSVTPYGMETFLDWGTQGMNFGSFVATYVIRQEKWDSLPEDVQQAITEIGEDLTREGCETADRQNLEVKQQIAEAGVTFVDLPAGDVEKLNQILSTVGSEWAEQLDAQGKPGTEILEAFRSALKRN
- a CDS encoding TRAP transporter large permease; this encodes MTVALVIALLAGLLVIGLPVALAMAISGSVGLYLFGGMAVLGGILKTAPLSTANSYEIITIPMFILMAEFVIISGVAQDLFRAATIWVGRLRGGLAMATAVAGAGFGAISGSSTAAAATLASTSIPAMIDEGYDPKLASGVVAISGTLAMLIPPSVALILYGIIADVSVGQLLVAGVIPGILVALTIMATVAVLVRIDPSVAPAGQPYSFRDKFASLSRVGPMLLLFLAVTGTIYSGIATPTEASGIGAFGAMLLALHERKLGFSQAWGCLRRAAQTTCMILFVILGAHIFGYFFTLTRVTNDLTQWIGGLGISPMGVMVVILIIYVFLGAFMDQIAILILTVPVLLPLVLSLGFDPIWFGVIVVVTAEVGMVTPPLGMNVFVVARYTRRPLGEIFRGTFPHVLAHLLVIALLTAFPVLVLWLPSTMN